CAACATATATAGTCATCACGAAAATGATAAGACTTGTACTTCGTGCATATGTTGGTTGTGATTGTGAAACCCATTCGGCGGTGCACTTGACCGTTTCTGACACATGCCGAGACTACTCATTGATCGAGCTAGTTAACTGATGATCCGTACCTACTGATTTTTATTTTTTctgaaaagagaaaaaaaatagcaCATCTATTGTTCATTTCTATATGAGCAATGAAATGCATGCAGGCAAACAAGACGTCAATCCTGGTAGACGCGTCAAAATACATCAAGGAGCTCAAGGACAAGGTTGAAGAAGCAGCTGCAGCCTCATGGTCACAAGCTGACACTGACAGCAGTAGTGCTTTTGGTTCTGGAAGCGCCATGCCAGCAACGGTACTTAACGTAATCACATTGTTACAACATCACAACCCCTAGATGATGATTGCCATTATATTTGCAGAAGCAATTTTGCACGCAACGCAACACGCCtacatgtatgtatgtatatacatGATAAAACAATTGAACCTCTCGATCCATTGCATCATGCATGTCATGTTTGCACAGGTGAGCGTCTCGTCAGTGGAGCTTGATAGCAACAGTTGCAGCAGCAGGAGAGGGTTCCGGATCAACGTGTCGACGGAGAGGAGCCGGCCTGGGCTGCTGGTGTCGGTTCTGGAGGCCTTGGAGGACCTCGGCCTCGACGTCCTCGATGCCGACATCTCATGCGCCGACGACACCGCCTTCCGTTTCCAAGCGCTCGGCGGATCAGGCCAGCagggcaagcagcagcagcagcaggggggAAGCGTGGATGAGCAAATGGTTCAGAAAGCGGTCTTGCAGGCCACCAAATGCATGGACGATGACGATTGAGAAGTAAGACAGAAACCTGAAGAACCTGAAATTTGCCTGCTTTAATTTGGGGCTTGAAGCGCAAGCTTTATTGCCCAAGGAAGCATTCGTGAAGttaaattttagtttttttttgttgctTATGATTCCACAGTGAAACATTACTTCAGGTCTTGGTAATTTGTAATAGTATATTTCTTACCCAGATTAAGTATGGGACGAAGGGATAAGCAAACAACTGTGAATTACAGCAGTATAAAGGTACTGTAGAAAGAATAAGACAGTAGCTTCAAGTATTGGAACTTCTCCATCAGTAGCAGTATTGTTGTGGTCACCTGTGTTTTGCAATGTGAAGGTATATGACTGCAAAGCAATGCATGTATGAGAAATGTTTTTCTTTTAGAGAAACccccgcacccccccccccccccccccccccccccccccccccccactttattaaaacaaaaaaacaaagcaCACGGATCGTTACAGTTTAGCACAACGTATTCGAGGCACGTCCGGCAACATTGTCTAGGTCCAGACTATGAAAGACTTGTATCACTATAAGATTTGAGTGTGCAGATTCTAAAGAAGCTTGACTATCAGATGTTGTAGAGAATCTCCCAAGTTCAGCCAACATCCCAATCCCACTTGATCTTTCTGTAGCTTTGGAGTCCGCCATCCACATGATCCTCGGTGGCTCGCTTACCTTTTCCTTCATTTGCCTTACCACCAGTTCCAACCTTTCCCAATTTTGTTTCTTGTACAGTGGGCGCCATCTTCTTATCAACTTCATCGCCAACCTCGTCACCCACCTCACATCTTGCTGGGCATCATCCTAAAAACAAAGAGCATTTCGCAATTTCCAAATACTCCATAAGATCGCCGAAGAACATATATTCTTAGTAAAAAGTGCTTTGGCCACAAATCCGTAATTTAGCTACTGATTCGAAATCAGAACCAAAGTTGCAATGTAAGATTAGTGCCGCTGCATTCCATGTAATAGATGTGCCACAAAACACTCAAAGGATAAGTGAGTAAGAATACATTTTTTTGAAAGTTCagaggtgggtgggtgggggtagTCTCCACCTGAATATTTTTTATTGATTCCGGCAAAACCGGGAGTGGTGGGTGGTGATAAAGAGGCAAGTCATATCTACATGGTCTCTTTTAGCTAAATTGTCTCTAGCGAGAAGTTAATTGTTACCTTCTCTCCATACTGGTCATTCTGGCAGCAAtacggtctccaaagcataactttgacttcttattactataaaaatatttattggaAAGTGAGATATGTATATTTTATGAAAGTACTTTTCAAAACAAATCTATTTATATGATTTTTACATTTATAAacccaacaacttaaaagttattcatgatttgtATTCTCAATGCTTGACCTAAATCTTGCCCAAAACGACTTGAATTGGATGGAGTAATCTTAAACCTTCCGGGTTTGTACTCTTGGATGCACACAGATTTTCCAAATGACCGGTGCGTAGATCGAGAAGATCCTTTACATGTCGCAAATCCGACACGACGGTAAATACCTTTCATGTCATCCGGCGATAAGTGGCTGCTTTACTTCGACACGGTACTAGGGGGCACATACAGCCAGGCCAACTAGGGTATTTAAATTCTGCCACATTAATAGGCTATAATTGAATTCCGTCTCAACCAGTTGTTAGGCATATTTTGGCAATTTAGTAGCAGGCACTTATCtttgcaaaataaataaaaaataaataaagtgtTTATTGATGCGTTGGTCTCCTTCACCCTAACTCTACGACCGGTTTGACCCCTACATATAGGTACGACATTTGTAAGTTTCATGCAAATGCATGCATCTGGTACAACAAGTGAACAAACATATAATGCAATTTAGGACATCCGATTAAGGCTAATGTATCATGGATCGGAGTTAGTCCGTCAGAAGCATCCATAGTCAGATCATCTGGGACCAAACACAAACGAAGTGCAGTTCTCTTTTGGCGAGTGAGTTCGGTACACGGGATTAAACAGCAAGGCAAACCAAACGACTGAGCACGGAAGGAACAAGGAACCCCTACTAGATAGGCAGCAGCTAGCCTACCTACTGTACACACCTGGTTTTACATCtggtaaaaaagaaaaaaaaggtttTACATCAGAAATCCAAATTGCAACACAAGAAGGTTACATTCATTAATTATCAGATCCAAGCCCT
This sequence is a window from Miscanthus floridulus cultivar M001 chromosome 10, ASM1932011v1, whole genome shotgun sequence. Protein-coding genes within it:
- the LOC136487483 gene encoding basic helix-loop-helix protein 004-like, with the translated sequence MSGKEKKAALEEKLQLLRSVTKSNAANKTSILVDASKYIKELKDKVEEAAAASWSQADTDSSSAFGSGSAMPATVSVSSVELDSNSCSSRRGFRINVSTERSRPGLLVSVLEALEDLGLDVLDADISCADDTAFRFQALGGSGQQGKQQQQQGGSVDEQMVQKAVLQATKCMDDDD